The Borreliella andersonii genome has a segment encoding these proteins:
- the pstB gene encoding phosphate ABC transporter ATP-binding protein PstB has translation MIKEKDIPKNEVIIKTENLNLFYTNFKALNRINIKILKNSITALIGPSGCGKSTFLRTLNRMNDLVEGIKIEGNVIYEGKNIYSNNFDILELRRKIGMVFQTPNPFLMSIYDNISYGPKIHGTKDKKKLDEIVEQSLKKSALWNEVKDKLNTNALSLSGGQQQRLCIARTLAIEPNVILMDEPTSALDPISTGKIEELIITLKESYTIIIVTHNMQQAGRISDRTAFFLNGCIEEESSTDELFFNPKNTKTEEYISGKFG, from the coding sequence GTGATAAAAGAAAAAGATATACCAAAAAATGAAGTTATAATAAAAACAGAAAATCTAAATCTATTTTATACAAACTTTAAAGCTTTAAACAGAATAAATATAAAAATACTAAAAAATAGTATTACCGCCTTAATAGGCCCATCTGGCTGCGGCAAATCAACATTCTTAAGAACTCTCAACAGAATGAATGACCTTGTTGAAGGCATCAAAATAGAAGGTAATGTAATATATGAGGGGAAAAACATTTATTCAAATAATTTCGATATCCTAGAGCTTAGAAGAAAAATAGGAATGGTATTTCAAACCCCTAACCCATTTTTAATGTCTATCTATGACAATATAAGCTATGGTCCAAAAATTCACGGAACAAAAGATAAAAAAAAGTTAGACGAAATAGTAGAACAATCACTAAAAAAATCAGCACTCTGGAACGAGGTCAAAGACAAGCTTAATACAAATGCTTTAAGCCTCTCAGGAGGACAACAACAAAGGCTCTGCATTGCAAGAACTCTTGCGATAGAGCCAAATGTAATACTAATGGATGAACCTACCTCTGCTCTTGACCCAATATCAACGGGCAAAATTGAAGAGCTAATAATAACCCTAAAAGAAAGTTACACAATAATCATTGTAACTCACAACATGCAACAAGCTGGAAGAATATCTGACAGAACCGCATTTTTCCTTAATGGATGCATTGAAGAAGAAAGTTCAACTGATGAACTATTCTTCAATCCTAAAAATACTAAAACTGAAGAATATATCAGCGGAAAATTTGGATAA
- a CDS encoding ZIP family metal transporter encodes MIKSILDYLLTLHPVLLGLLGSTFTWFTTAFGAAAVFFFRKVDNKIMDAMLGFSAGIMIAASFFSLIQPAIERAEELGYITWVPAVFGFLVGAFFIYIVDVFVPDLDKLTFIDEDLTKHGKKGFLLFTAVTLHNFPEGLAVGVAFGALASNPDIQTLVGAMLLTLGIGIQNIPEGAAISLPLRRGNVALSKCFNYGQMSGLVEIVGGLMGAYAVYSFTRILPFALAFSAGAMIYVSIEQLIPEAKRKDIDNKVPSIFGVIGFTLMMFLDVSLG; translated from the coding sequence ATGATAAAATCAATTTTAGATTATTTATTGACTTTGCATCCTGTATTATTAGGACTTTTAGGTTCTACTTTCACTTGGTTTACTACAGCTTTTGGAGCAGCAGCAGTTTTTTTCTTTAGAAAGGTAGATAATAAAATAATGGACGCCATGCTTGGTTTCTCGGCGGGTATTATGATAGCGGCCAGTTTTTTTTCGCTTATTCAGCCTGCTATAGAAAGGGCTGAAGAGCTTGGATACATTACTTGGGTGCCGGCTGTTTTTGGATTTCTTGTTGGAGCATTTTTTATATATATTGTAGATGTATTTGTTCCAGATCTTGATAAACTTACTTTTATTGATGAAGACTTAACTAAACATGGTAAAAAAGGTTTTTTACTTTTTACTGCTGTTACTTTACATAATTTCCCAGAAGGATTAGCCGTTGGAGTTGCTTTTGGAGCTTTGGCGTCTAATCCAGATATTCAAACTTTAGTTGGGGCCATGCTTCTTACGCTTGGTATTGGTATTCAAAATATTCCCGAAGGAGCAGCTATTTCTTTGCCTTTAAGAAGAGGTAATGTTGCTTTGTCAAAATGCTTTAACTATGGTCAAATGTCGGGATTGGTGGAAATCGTGGGGGGGCTTATGGGTGCTTATGCGGTTTATTCTTTTACTCGAATTTTACCTTTTGCGTTAGCTTTTTCTGCGGGAGCTATGATTTACGTGTCAATTGAACAATTAATACCTGAAGCTAAGAGAAAAGACATTGACAATAAAGTGCCAAGTATATTTGGCGTTATTGGTTTTACATTAATGATGTTTCTTGATGTTTCATTAGGTTAA
- a CDS encoding alanine--tRNA ligase — protein MTLNKLRKKYIDFFKSKKHFEIMGKSLVPENDPTVLFNTAGMQPLIPYLLGEVHPSGDMLVNVQKCLRTGDIDEVGDLSHLTFFEMLGNWSIGAYFKEHSVKCSFEFLTSSEYLNIPKDSLYVSVFEGDQEIPRDTETAKVWESLGIPKERIYYLSKDHNFWGPVGSKGPCGPDTEIYVDTGKPKCSFDCNITCSCGKYFEIWNNVFMQYNKDENGNYIELNRKCVDTGMGLERTVAFLQGKSSVYDTDAFMPIIKRIEYISGKIYGQKDDDDRCIRIISDHVKAACFILADSSVVFPSNLGQGYVLRRLIRRSIRYAKKLGIKSHFLADLVDSVEAIYRSFYNEITEKKDFIKKELSTEEEKFFKTLSQGEQEFIKITKNLPSKTIPGYIAFKLYDTYGFPYEVTEELAIEYGFNVDKLGFNEHFKKHQKTSKKGGDKVFKGGLADCTYETTKLHTATHLLHKALQLVLGDHVRQKGSNITAERLRFDFVHSEKMTADEIKKVEEIVNLQIKNSLSVKKIIMTLSEAREKGAMALFGEKYDNLVSVYEIDGFSLEVCGGPHVENTNELGTFKIQKEQSSSSGIRRIKAILIDE, from the coding sequence ATGACACTTAATAAATTGCGTAAAAAATATATTGATTTTTTTAAATCAAAAAAACATTTTGAAATAATGGGCAAATCATTAGTTCCCGAAAATGATCCTACAGTTCTTTTTAATACAGCTGGCATGCAGCCTCTTATTCCATATCTTCTTGGAGAAGTGCATCCATCAGGAGATATGCTTGTTAATGTTCAAAAATGCCTAAGAACAGGCGACATTGATGAGGTTGGAGATTTAAGTCATTTAACTTTTTTTGAAATGCTTGGAAACTGGTCTATTGGGGCTTATTTTAAAGAGCATTCTGTAAAGTGTAGTTTTGAATTTTTGACGTCTTCTGAATATTTAAATATTCCAAAAGACAGTCTTTATGTGAGTGTATTTGAAGGTGATCAAGAGATCCCGCGTGATACAGAGACTGCTAAAGTTTGGGAAAGTTTGGGCATTCCCAAAGAGAGAATATATTATCTTTCTAAAGATCATAATTTTTGGGGCCCTGTTGGATCTAAAGGGCCTTGTGGACCAGATACTGAAATATATGTGGATACTGGAAAGCCTAAGTGTTCTTTTGACTGCAATATTACGTGTTCTTGTGGTAAATATTTTGAAATTTGGAATAATGTTTTTATGCAATACAATAAGGATGAAAATGGTAATTACATAGAATTGAATCGAAAATGTGTTGATACGGGAATGGGTCTTGAGAGGACAGTTGCTTTTTTGCAGGGCAAATCTTCAGTTTATGATACAGATGCATTTATGCCCATAATAAAGAGAATAGAATATATTTCTGGTAAAATTTATGGACAAAAAGATGATGATGATAGATGTATTAGAATAATTTCTGATCATGTTAAGGCAGCCTGCTTTATTCTTGCTGATAGTTCTGTTGTTTTTCCCTCAAATTTGGGTCAAGGATATGTTTTAAGAAGGCTAATAAGGCGATCTATCAGATATGCAAAGAAGCTTGGAATAAAATCTCATTTTTTAGCTGATCTTGTTGATTCTGTAGAGGCTATTTATAGATCTTTTTATAATGAGATAACAGAAAAAAAAGATTTTATTAAAAAGGAATTGAGTACAGAAGAAGAAAAGTTTTTTAAAACTTTATCTCAAGGAGAGCAAGAATTCATTAAAATAACAAAAAATTTGCCTTCCAAGACCATTCCTGGTTATATTGCTTTTAAGCTATATGATACTTATGGTTTTCCATACGAAGTAACAGAAGAGCTTGCTATTGAATATGGCTTTAACGTTGATAAGTTGGGTTTTAATGAGCATTTTAAAAAGCACCAAAAGACTTCAAAGAAAGGGGGTGACAAAGTCTTTAAAGGAGGGCTTGCTGACTGTACTTATGAGACTACCAAACTACATACAGCGACTCATTTGCTGCACAAGGCACTTCAATTAGTGCTAGGCGATCATGTTAGACAAAAAGGAAGCAATATTACTGCTGAGCGATTAAGGTTTGATTTTGTTCATTCTGAAAAGATGACAGCTGATGAGATAAAAAAAGTTGAAGAGATTGTTAATTTGCAGATAAAAAATTCTTTGTCTGTCAAAAAAATTATAATGACATTAAGTGAGGCTCGAGAAAAAGGCGCTATGGCTCTTTTTGGAGAGAAATATGACAATTTGGTGAGCGTTTATGAAATAGATGGATTTTCACTTGAAGTTTGTGGAGGCCCTCATGTAGAGAATACCAATGAACTTGGTACTTTTAAAATACAAAAAGAACAATCCTCATCTTCAGGTATAAGAAGAATAAAAGCTATTTTGATTGATGAGTAA
- the pstA gene encoding phosphate ABC transporter permease PstA: MYNSLFYLKKKQTLFLNKTQRFVPFKSEDNKEIQIAFIVNKNINTDKISIEDIYNIYNNKISHWGSISDQGIDIIPIASSIDSISNKAILKTIIKNNVFNKRYIKIKPSTKKILQTINSTIGSISYLTKEEFESLDFKLYPNIKALKIKTMSVLISKKTLTKNENEIINTLGVDEVEKLIKAKEKWVNLISKDIKLTIIKHFDQEENVIQTIEKTEGALAIVPWHYFQNFKAPFIKMHYVDKSSPLNLNFILSIPRDSGAYGGISYLILNTFYVILLTTAISICIGIGTGIMLAEYTSNKIFYKILSMSVDILSSIPAIIFGLFGLIFFVPIFGIGILSGAITSSLMILPMIVKTTEEAFKTIPKSYKYASFALGANKTETIIKVMVPVAIPGILTGIVLAIGRALGETAVLLFTMGTNLGLATNLNEPARTLTVHLLMLFQEGHLDKGFGTASILVIMVLIINLTSKFLINKLYRIK; encoded by the coding sequence TTGTACAACTCTTTATTTTATCTCAAAAAAAAACAAACTTTATTTTTAAACAAAACTCAACGCTTTGTGCCATTTAAATCAGAAGATAACAAAGAAATACAAATTGCTTTTATTGTTAACAAAAATATCAATACAGACAAAATATCAATAGAAGACATTTACAACATATATAATAATAAAATTTCACACTGGGGGAGCATTTCAGATCAAGGAATCGACATTATACCTATTGCAAGTTCAATTGACAGCATATCCAACAAAGCTATTTTAAAAACAATAATCAAAAACAACGTATTTAATAAAAGATACATAAAAATCAAACCATCTACAAAAAAAATACTTCAAACCATAAACAGCACAATAGGCTCTATAAGTTATTTAACAAAAGAAGAATTTGAATCTCTGGATTTTAAATTATATCCCAATATTAAAGCTTTAAAAATAAAAACTATGTCTGTCCTAATAAGTAAAAAAACTTTAACAAAAAATGAAAATGAAATAATAAATACATTAGGTGTTGATGAAGTTGAAAAACTTATTAAAGCAAAAGAAAAATGGGTTAATTTAATATCAAAGGATATTAAATTAACAATAATAAAACATTTTGATCAAGAAGAAAATGTAATACAAACTATAGAAAAAACAGAAGGCGCACTAGCAATTGTACCTTGGCATTATTTTCAAAATTTTAAAGCACCCTTTATTAAAATGCATTACGTTGATAAAAGTAGCCCTTTGAATTTAAATTTCATATTATCTATTCCAAGAGACTCTGGCGCATATGGTGGAATTTCTTATTTAATATTAAATACTTTTTATGTAATACTGCTAACAACCGCTATTTCAATATGCATTGGAATAGGAACTGGTATAATGCTTGCTGAATACACTTCTAATAAAATATTTTATAAAATACTGTCTATGAGCGTTGACATTCTTTCCTCAATTCCTGCAATAATTTTTGGACTTTTTGGACTGATTTTTTTTGTGCCAATTTTTGGAATAGGAATACTATCTGGAGCAATAACAAGCTCTCTAATGATATTGCCAATGATTGTTAAAACAACCGAAGAAGCATTTAAAACAATCCCAAAATCATACAAGTACGCTTCATTCGCTTTAGGGGCAAATAAAACAGAAACTATAATTAAAGTTATGGTTCCAGTGGCTATTCCTGGAATACTAACAGGAATAGTTCTTGCAATAGGAAGGGCTTTGGGAGAAACAGCTGTATTGCTTTTTACAATGGGAACAAACTTAGGACTTGCAACAAATTTAAATGAACCAGCAAGAACATTGACTGTACACCTACTAATGTTATTTCAAGAAGGACACCTGGACAAAGGATTTGGAACAGCCTCAATACTTGTTATTATGGTGCTAATAATAAACTTAACATCAAAATTTTTAATAAACAAATTATATAGGATTAAATAA
- the pstC gene encoding phosphate ABC transporter permease subunit PstC, with translation MHLSLKTKRKIIEIIFKSFILISAIISSLSILFLGLFILKTGITPFINNKIKILNFLFSTNWDPTSNLQKSYGILAFIINSFLTTIFSILIALPIGLGFAIYLLEKAKGFYRRFLQTVIELLAGIPSVVYGFFGSTFIATLVKTIFQREDNLGYNLISSSLILSIMIVPTIISVCYSSLKAVPKSYKFASLALAATDWQTIYKIIIPSASRGILAGTILAIGRAIGETVAVLMVGGGSPLFIKNVFSPIRTLTVNIAMDMGYASGAHREALFSTALVLLLFSIITNLLKNFILSSNKGLKKK, from the coding sequence ATGCATCTAAGCTTAAAGACAAAAAGAAAAATAATTGAAATTATCTTCAAATCTTTTATTCTTATATCTGCAATAATCAGCTCTCTATCAATATTGTTTTTAGGTTTGTTTATATTAAAAACCGGAATAACGCCATTTATTAATAACAAAATTAAAATTTTAAACTTTTTATTTAGTACAAACTGGGATCCTACTAGCAATCTACAAAAATCTTATGGTATCTTAGCATTCATTATTAATTCCTTTTTAACTACAATTTTTTCTATTTTAATTGCTTTGCCAATTGGATTGGGATTTGCAATATATTTACTTGAAAAAGCAAAAGGATTTTATAGACGATTTTTACAAACAGTAATAGAACTTTTAGCAGGAATCCCTAGTGTGGTTTACGGATTTTTCGGAAGCACATTTATTGCAACTTTAGTAAAAACCATTTTCCAAAGAGAAGATAATTTGGGATACAATCTAATAAGCTCATCACTCATATTAAGCATAATGATAGTTCCCACAATAATTAGTGTTTGTTATTCATCACTCAAAGCCGTTCCCAAATCATACAAATTTGCCTCTCTTGCATTAGCAGCAACGGACTGGCAAACAATATATAAAATAATAATACCATCAGCTAGTCGAGGTATTTTAGCAGGAACAATATTAGCAATAGGAAGAGCTATTGGAGAAACCGTAGCAGTATTAATGGTCGGAGGAGGCTCTCCTCTTTTTATAAAAAACGTATTTTCTCCAATTAGAACGCTAACCGTAAACATTGCTATGGACATGGGATACGCTTCAGGGGCTCACAGAGAAGCTCTCTTTTCTACAGCTCTAGTATTATTGTTATTTTCAATAATAACAAATCTACTCAAAAATTTTATACTATCTTCCAATAAAGGGTTAAAGAAAAAGTGA
- the serS gene encoding serine--tRNA ligase, translating into MLDLKFIRDNLDLVKRSIKARGLVLDIDKLIYLDDKRKKIITKIGELNAKRNENSSKMRENLDKGLKISLIETGKILKKQLIDLEEELKKVSVDFDLENKQIPNILSPDVPIGSSEEGNFEIKKVGVVPKFDFKPKDHLELGKDLDLLDFDRAREISGSKFYYLKNEAVFLEIALINFSLNKLREKGFEVFITPDVAREFIVDGIGFNPRGNESNIYKIEDTDKYLVGTSEITLGGYYYNKIIDLTLPIRMAGFSHCFRKEAGAYGQLSKGLYRVHQFSKVEMFCFCKAEESGVIHDEFLSIQEQIFTELEIPYRVLNICSFDLGSPAYKKYDIEAWMPGRDGKGGYGEVTSTSNCTDYQSRRLKIRYKDQDGQNKFAHMVNGTAIATTRVIISILENFQDQKGGVRIPKSLVKYTGFDYIPFKN; encoded by the coding sequence ATGCTTGATCTGAAATTTATTAGGGATAACCTTGATCTTGTTAAGAGAAGTATTAAAGCAAGAGGTCTTGTTTTAGATATTGATAAGTTAATTTATCTTGATGATAAGAGAAAAAAAATAATTACCAAAATTGGCGAGCTTAATGCAAAAAGAAATGAAAATTCTTCTAAAATGCGAGAAAATCTTGATAAGGGTTTAAAAATCTCTTTAATAGAAACCGGAAAGATTTTAAAAAAACAGCTTATTGATTTAGAAGAAGAGCTTAAAAAAGTATCTGTTGATTTTGACCTTGAAAATAAACAGATACCCAATATTTTGTCGCCCGATGTTCCTATTGGTAGTAGTGAGGAGGGCAATTTTGAAATAAAAAAAGTGGGAGTTGTTCCAAAGTTTGATTTTAAGCCAAAAGATCATTTAGAGCTTGGCAAAGATTTAGATCTTCTAGATTTTGACAGAGCACGTGAGATTAGCGGGAGTAAATTTTATTACCTTAAAAATGAAGCGGTTTTTTTAGAAATTGCTTTGATTAATTTCTCTTTGAATAAATTAAGAGAAAAGGGTTTTGAGGTTTTTATTACTCCTGATGTTGCAAGGGAGTTTATAGTTGATGGAATTGGTTTTAATCCTCGTGGCAACGAAAGCAATATTTATAAGATTGAAGATACAGACAAATATCTTGTGGGCACTTCTGAAATTACGCTTGGTGGTTATTATTATAATAAAATAATAGATCTCACTTTGCCAATAAGAATGGCAGGGTTTTCACATTGTTTCCGAAAAGAAGCTGGAGCATATGGTCAGCTTTCAAAAGGTCTTTATAGAGTTCATCAGTTTAGCAAGGTGGAGATGTTTTGTTTTTGCAAAGCAGAAGAATCCGGAGTTATTCATGATGAATTTTTGAGCATTCAAGAGCAAATTTTTACTGAGCTTGAAATTCCTTATAGGGTTTTAAATATTTGTTCTTTTGATCTTGGTTCTCCAGCTTATAAAAAATATGATATTGAGGCTTGGATGCCTGGAAGAGACGGGAAAGGCGGTTATGGTGAGGTTACCTCAACTTCAAATTGTACAGATTATCAGTCAAGAAGGCTTAAGATTAGATATAAAGATCAAGATGGACAAAATAAATTTGCACACATGGTAAATGGAACAGCAATAGCTACAACAAGGGTTATTATTTCCATACTTGAAAACTTTCAGGATCAAAAGGGAGGCGTTAGAATTCCTAAAAGTTTGGTTAAGTATACAGGCTTTGATTATATTCCTTTTAAGAATTAG
- a CDS encoding SIMPL domain-containing protein, translated as MPGRRDLFFLIIFLSFLIIISYRIKKVDIKSGNCIKDEGISEKEILLALSSWNLRYDLNGDSINAHIKASNLNLSKIETFLLKMCVSFFNC; from the coding sequence ATGCCTGGAAGAAGAGATTTATTTTTTTTAATAATTTTCCTGTCATTTTTAATCATAATTTCTTACAGAATAAAAAAAGTTGACATTAAAAGTGGTAATTGTATTAAAGATGAGGGCATAAGCGAAAAAGAAATCCTTTTGGCGCTTTCAAGTTGGAATTTGCGGTATGATTTGAATGGTGATTCGATTAATGCCCATATTAAAGCAAGTAATTTAAATTTATCTAAGATTGAAACTTTTTTATTAAAAATGTGTGTATCTTTCTTTAATTGCTAA
- the dusA gene encoding tRNA dihydrouridine(20/20a) synthase DusA gives MLINRKISIAPMVNITDEHFRYLIRLLSKKVTLYTPMISAKSIIMGDAKKIVKQNPLESPIAIQIATNSKNDALKAIQILEKHFNFDEYNLNVGCPSLKIQNANCGACLMSNANQVGEILKTMKENTNKPISIKHRLGIRPLPSDYKNESYSEIKNFVKKISDFGIKNFIVHARVAILKGFSPKNNRNIPKLRHEFVYNLKKENKNLFIEINGGINNLEQIKKHLSFVDSVMIGRSAFENPYFIANASREFLNEPDEILTRKDILMQMVEYIKEYENYLSINILFKHLMGIVFSKEGAKKFRQNLTAPFPKNLKRHEILLKAIETLPEKILNSNS, from the coding sequence ATGTTAATAAATCGTAAAATATCAATAGCCCCAATGGTAAACATCACAGACGAACACTTCAGATATTTAATAAGACTTTTATCAAAAAAAGTTACATTATACACCCCAATGATTTCCGCAAAGTCAATAATTATGGGTGACGCAAAAAAAATTGTAAAGCAAAACCCCCTAGAATCTCCAATTGCAATTCAAATAGCAACAAACTCCAAAAATGATGCCCTTAAAGCTATTCAAATTCTTGAAAAACACTTTAATTTCGACGAATACAATCTTAATGTTGGATGCCCATCTCTAAAAATCCAAAATGCAAATTGTGGAGCTTGCCTAATGAGCAATGCTAATCAAGTAGGTGAAATTTTAAAAACAATGAAAGAAAATACAAATAAGCCTATTTCAATTAAACATAGGTTGGGCATAAGGCCTTTACCTAGTGATTACAAAAATGAAAGTTATTCTGAGATAAAAAACTTTGTCAAAAAAATTTCAGATTTTGGTATCAAAAACTTTATTGTACATGCAAGAGTTGCAATATTAAAAGGATTTTCTCCCAAAAATAATAGAAATATTCCAAAATTAAGACATGAATTTGTATATAATCTGAAAAAAGAGAATAAAAATTTGTTTATTGAAATAAATGGAGGAATCAACAACTTAGAGCAAATTAAAAAACACTTATCTTTTGTTGATTCTGTCATGATTGGAAGAAGTGCGTTTGAAAATCCATACTTTATTGCAAACGCTTCAAGAGAATTTTTAAACGAACCTGATGAAATTCTTACAAGAAAAGATATATTGATGCAAATGGTAGAATACATTAAAGAATACGAAAATTATTTGTCTATAAATATATTATTCAAACATCTTATGGGAATAGTATTTTCCAAAGAAGGGGCTAAAAAATTTAGACAAAATTTAACAGCACCATTTCCAAAAAACTTAAAAAGACATGAAATATTGCTAAAAGCTATAGAAACATTGCCAGAAAAAATATTAAATTCTAATTCTTAA
- the pgl gene encoding 6-phosphogluconolactonase, giving the protein MEFLYSDEENYLKDRFFEFFNTNIDKDKYTSIGICGGRSIVNFLSVFLKQNFSFRKAHFFLVDERCVPLNDENSNYNLLNKNFFSKMVDKNLISTSKFHAFVYSETDEATAIHDYNIEFNSRFNIFDFILVSVGEDGHIASLFPSRKLLFSDVEGYQYECNSPKFPSKRISLTPRSLFSSKAVVLLFMGVDKKRALENFLGSNSSINECPARLFKEHPNLLVLTNIKRDESYAGS; this is encoded by the coding sequence ATGGAGTTTTTATATTCTGATGAAGAGAATTATTTAAAAGATAGATTTTTTGAATTTTTTAATACGAATATAGATAAAGATAAATATACAAGTATTGGAATTTGTGGTGGGCGAAGTATAGTTAACTTTTTAAGTGTTTTTCTTAAACAAAATTTTTCTTTTAGAAAAGCGCATTTTTTTTTAGTTGATGAACGGTGTGTTCCATTGAATGATGAGAATAGCAATTATAATCTTTTAAATAAAAATTTTTTTTCCAAAATGGTTGATAAAAATTTAATAAGCACTTCCAAATTTCATGCTTTTGTTTATAGCGAAACAGACGAAGCTACGGCTATTCATGACTATAATATTGAATTTAATTCTAGGTTTAATATTTTTGATTTTATTTTAGTTTCTGTTGGTGAGGATGGCCACATAGCATCGCTTTTTCCTTCAAGAAAATTGTTGTTTTCAGATGTAGAAGGGTATCAGTACGAATGTAATTCTCCCAAATTTCCTAGTAAAAGAATAAGCTTGACGCCGAGGTCTTTGTTTAGTTCAAAAGCGGTTGTTTTGTTATTTATGGGTGTTGATAAAAAGCGTGCTTTAGAAAATTTTTTAGGTTCTAATAGTTCTATTAATGAATGTCCAGCCAGACTTTTTAAAGAACATCCCAATTTACTAGTTCTTACAAACATTAAAAGAGATGAAAGTTATGCAGGATCCTAG
- a CDS encoding flagellar motor switch protein FliG, whose translation MQDPRLSKYKNAKNLSRKTVEEIDTLSLNKNFSDSEIQGSMLRSWISLIRGNKNKVPIEPKPSNINDLKPGFIRKESKVTKIAKYFLAIGLEKSAKIMSELDDSDIILITREISKISYIAPEEKEHIIKEFEELLRNQKRYVRVDDNFAYELLNKTLGKSKAKSIYKKVTGNDIFVPFDYLSQIEHEQLWALIKDENIKTLVILYNYLNKDQKKYVFSMLEEEDRKKFVKDLVRPRQLSMETIEAISNKLKDRFKMQGNLKTDKLDGSKILVDILSYMDSNEEKNLLNNINMRDLNPVVDSEIREKIFDINVILRIMDNDLHNILREFTDKEIAIIIKDKADEVRNKMLSNVSKRRKEIILDEEAFLGKISKKDLKAMTTVFVNYIKNLTLKGDLIIYRKNEEFI comes from the coding sequence ATGCAGGATCCTAGGCTTTCTAAGTATAAAAATGCTAAAAATTTAAGCAGAAAAACGGTTGAAGAAATTGATACTTTAAGCTTAAATAAAAATTTTTCCGATTCAGAGATTCAAGGCTCTATGCTTAGATCTTGGATAAGCCTTATTAGGGGTAATAAAAACAAAGTGCCTATTGAGCCTAAACCCAGTAATATTAATGATTTAAAGCCAGGGTTTATTCGCAAAGAAAGTAAGGTCACAAAGATCGCAAAATATTTTTTGGCTATTGGGCTTGAAAAGTCTGCAAAGATTATGTCTGAACTTGATGATTCAGATATAATTTTAATTACCAGAGAAATTTCAAAGATTAGTTATATTGCTCCAGAAGAAAAAGAGCATATTATTAAAGAATTTGAAGAGTTATTAAGAAATCAAAAAAGGTATGTTAGGGTTGATGATAATTTTGCGTATGAGTTATTAAATAAAACGTTAGGAAAATCTAAAGCAAAATCAATTTATAAAAAAGTTACTGGTAATGATATTTTTGTTCCTTTTGATTATTTATCTCAAATTGAGCATGAACAACTTTGGGCCTTAATTAAGGATGAGAATATTAAAACGCTTGTTATATTATATAATTATTTAAATAAAGATCAAAAAAAGTATGTTTTTTCAATGCTAGAAGAAGAAGATAGAAAAAAATTTGTAAAAGATCTTGTCAGACCAAGGCAATTGAGCATGGAGACAATAGAGGCGATTTCAAATAAGCTTAAGGATAGATTTAAGATGCAGGGGAATCTTAAGACAGATAAACTTGATGGATCTAAGATTCTTGTTGATATTTTAAGCTATATGGATTCTAATGAAGAGAAAAACTTGCTTAATAATATTAATATGCGGGATTTAAATCCTGTTGTGGACAGTGAAATTCGAGAAAAAATATTCGATATCAATGTAATATTGAGAATCATGGATAATGACCTTCATAATATTTTAAGAGAGTTTACAGACAAAGAGATTGCAATTATTATTAAGGATAAAGCTGATGAGGTTAGAAATAAGATGCTTTCAAATGTTTCAAAAAGGCGTAAAGAAATTATTTTAGATGAAGAAGCTTTTTTGGGAAAAATAAGTAAAAAAGATTTAAAAGCTATGACAACAGTTTTTGTTAATTATATTAAAAATTTAACTTTAAAAGGCGATTTAATAATATATAGAAAAAATGAGGAATTTATTTGA
- a CDS encoding SIMPL domain-containing protein, producing MKTQEKTIVEFYNQGLPISSTGDLRYLNKINDINSRILSGSIRNAKLLALEFAKHFSSKLDKIKNTNQKYFKFFLVDGNFGNHKLSPKRNIKDCFNYLLLIRLMCIKGN from the coding sequence ATGAAAACACAAGAAAAAACTATTGTTGAGTTTTATAATCAGGGTTTGCCAATTAGCAGTACTGGAGATTTAAGATATTTAAATAAAATTAATGATATAAATTCTCGAATCCTATCAGGTTCAATAAGAAATGCAAAGCTTTTAGCTTTAGAATTTGCAAAACATTTTAGTTCCAAATTAGATAAAATTAAAAATACAAATCAAAAATACTTTAAATTTTTTTTAGTTGATGGAAACTTTGGCAACCACAAGCTTTCTCCTAAAAGAAATATTAAGGATTGCTTCAACTATTTATTATTAATTAGATTAATGTGTATTAAGGGAAATTAA